Proteins encoded in a region of the Deltaproteobacteria bacterium genome:
- a CDS encoding PqqD family protein — translation MDDLEKRYKRNEDFVFRKINDEAILVPIRHKVGDMECIYTLNETGAFVWENLDGERPLLDIRNMILEEFEVSPEETERDLCEFLGQLKEIDAVSERARRGHG, via the coding sequence ATGGATGACCTGGAAAAGCGTTACAAAAGGAATGAGGATTTCGTCTTCAGGAAGATAAACGATGAGGCCATCCTGGTACCCATCAGGCACAAAGTGGGAGACATGGAGTGCATCTACACCCTGAACGAGACAGGGGCCTTTGTGTGGGAGAACCTCGATGGTGAAAGGCCATTGCTTGATATCAGGAACATGATTCTGGAAGAGTTCGAGGTGTCACCCGAAGAAACAGAGCGTGATTTGTGTGAATTCCTGGGGCAGTTGAAGGAGATAGATGCTGTCTCTGAAAGGGCCCGGCGCGGTCACGGCTGA
- a CDS encoding radical SAM protein, with product MKDSCIREINIEDFASSLVQKNGGRRTPLSGTLEPTFRCNNRCVHCYVNKDIDDNKERERELAYTEITRILDDLAEAGCLSLLLTGGEPLVREDFADIYLYAKKKGFLITVFTNGTLITPRVADLFKEFPPRSIEITVYGATERTYENVTRSPGSYSRCMKGIDLLLGRNLPLKLKTVITTLNSHEFADIKRFVEELGLEFRFDALINGRIDGSRDMAPLRIPPREVVQLDLSDPARGPEFVRLYQRTREMEVNPKRLFRCGAGMNSFHIDPYGHLMICNMVRTPWYDLGQGSFGEGWNEFLPRLRQKRFVGESKCQHCRLISFCDQCPGWSQLEHGDLETPVEYLCRVTHLRAEAYGIGRAASTVEGQDLIGFSDSHWLLSGSNRLSEPGFFAPPWRSSE from the coding sequence GTGAAAGATTCATGCATTCGTGAAATCAATATCGAGGATTTTGCCTCCAGTCTGGTCCAAAAGAATGGCGGCAGGAGAACACCCCTGTCCGGGACTCTGGAACCGACCTTTCGGTGCAACAACCGGTGCGTCCACTGCTACGTCAACAAGGACATCGATGACAACAAGGAGAGGGAGAGGGAACTGGCGTACACAGAGATCACCCGTATCCTGGATGATCTTGCAGAAGCAGGCTGCCTGTCACTGCTCCTGACAGGAGGAGAGCCCCTGGTCAGGGAAGATTTTGCGGACATCTATCTGTATGCCAAGAAGAAGGGGTTTCTGATTACCGTATTCACCAACGGGACTCTGATAACCCCCCGTGTGGCCGACCTCTTCAAAGAATTCCCTCCCCGATCGATAGAGATCACCGTGTATGGGGCGACGGAGAGAACCTACGAGAATGTGACTCGGTCTCCGGGTTCCTACAGCAGGTGCATGAAGGGGATTGATCTTCTGTTGGGGCGGAATCTTCCGCTCAAGCTCAAGACCGTGATCACCACACTGAACAGCCACGAGTTTGCGGACATAAAGAGATTCGTGGAAGAACTCGGGCTCGAGTTTCGGTTCGACGCCCTCATCAACGGGAGGATAGACGGGTCAAGGGACATGGCCCCGCTGAGAATACCCCCGCGTGAAGTTGTGCAACTGGACCTGAGCGACCCCGCAAGAGGTCCCGAGTTTGTCCGCCTCTACCAGAGAACCCGGGAGATGGAAGTAAATCCGAAACGGCTGTTCCGGTGTGGTGCGGGCATGAACAGCTTCCACATCGATCCCTATGGGCACCTCATGATCTGCAATATGGTCAGAACTCCATGGTATGATCTCGGGCAGGGGTCTTTCGGGGAGGGCTGGAACGAGTTTTTGCCCCGCCTCAGGCAGAAGAGGTTCGTGGGGGAGAGCAAATGCCAGCATTGCCGCCTCATTTCCTTTTGTGACCAGTGCCCCGGATGGTCACAGCTCGAACACGGAGATCTGGAGACCCCTGTCGAGTATCTGTGCCGGGTCACCCACCTGAGGGCAGAGGCCTATGGAATCGGAAGAGCTGCCTCTACGGTTGAGGGGCAGGATCTCATTGGGTTTTCGGATTCCCACTGGCTGCTCAGTGGGAGTAATAGGTTGTCCGAGCCGGGATTCTTCGCCCCGCCTTGGCGTAGCTCAGAATGA